In Nitrospirota bacterium, the DNA window AATGTAAATCTATTCCGCAATATAATTTCATCGGATCCCTCCTTGGTTAAGTCATATTTGAAGAGGCTATTATAGCCCCTTTTGAATAACCTCCGAGGGATCTCTATTCTCCTCTCCGCTCTAATGCTATCAGGTCTATTTAGTTGACATCCTCAAGAAATCATTCAGGTTCAAGAAAGACGGAATCATCAGATTGTTGAAGAGGTCGAGAAACATGGTCAAATGCAGAGAGACATCGCCGACTAATTGAGTTTACACTTTATCTCGATAAGCCGGTTGATGAACCAGAAATAAATCTATGACAAGACAATAGGCCTGACTCGATTTTAGTTAAGAAAATTGATAGTAACAAACCTGCGAAGACAAAATTCAAATATCCAATGAGAACTCCGTTAAATTAAGATTCAAGGGATCGAGAACGATAAGTTCTGAAAAGGGCCATCAATCTTTGGGTGGTTTTACCCGGTTTCCCTTTTCCAATGACTTTTCCATTTAATTTTGTCGCAGGCATAATCTCATACCCGGTACTGGTGACAAAGCATTCTTCCGCATTTTTAAGTTCATCCGGTCTGATCAGCCTTTCAATGACCGGCATTCCGCTTTGTTTCGCGATCTCGATGACGCAGTTTCGAGTGATCCCTTCGAGGATTCCGGATTTTAAGGAAGGCGTATACAGTTTGCCTTGTCGAACAAAGAAAAGATTGCTGATCGTCCCTTCGGATAAATATCCTCGATAATTTAACAGGATGCCTTCATCCGCGCCTGAGAGCGTGGCTTCTCTTTTTGCCAGGATGTTATTAAGGAAATTCGCGGATTTAATTTCGTTCGGGATAGCTGCCGGATGATTTCGAATTGTTTTGACGAGGGCGAGAGAGATCCCTTTCCTGTAAAGAGAATCGGCAGATGGAATGACCGGAAAAGCGGTGACAATCAAGGTAGGGGGGATAGATCGAACACGGTCCTTGCCTAAAGGAGTCACTCCGCGAGAACAAGTAATTCTGACGATGCCGTTTTTTAAGCTATTTTTTATCAATATGCTTCTGGCGATCGATCCAAATTTGTGAGCCGTCATTGGAAAGGACAGGGCAATCCGTTTCGCAGAACAAAAGAGTCTCTGAAGGTGCAATTCTAATTTGAAAATCTTTCCGTCATAGGCCCGAAGCGTTTCAAAAACGCCATCTCCATAGAGAAATCCCCGATCAAGGGGAGAAATACGGGCCGATTTCAATCGGATCCATCGCCCATTGAAAAAAATAATCGGGTTATCTCTCATCGATTCCCAAGAAGCGTCCGAATAAGTGCTTCGGCTTTGTGAAGGGTCTCCTCGTATTCCTTTCGAGGAATCGAGTCAGAGACGATGCCGGCGCCTGTTTGAATAAAACCCCGATCCTGATTCAAAAATAAGCTCCGGATCAGAATATTCAGGTCAAGTTCTCCTGAAAAACTGATGTATCCAAGAGAACCGGTATAAGGTCCCCGTTTGACCGGTTCCAGTTCGTCAATAATTTCCATCGCCCTGATTTTCGGAACTCCCGAAATCGTCCCTCCCGGAAAGAGCGCTTTCAATATATCTTGCCAGTCCACTCCTGGCTTGATGTTCCCAATAATATTGGAAACGATATGAATGACATGAGAATAGCTTTCGATTCTCATGAATTCGTCCACTTTGACTGACCCAAAGCGGGTCACCTTCCCGAGATCGTTCCGCTCAAGATCAATCATCATCAAATGTTCGGCGCGTTCTTTTGTGCTTGCAATCAGATCGGATCGCATCTGAATCTGTTCAGTCTCACTTGTACCGCGGGGACGGGTTCCTGCAATCGGCCGTGTTGAAAGTATGCCATGGGAGAGACTGACGAGTCTTTCAGGAGAGGACGAGACAATTTGAAAAGACCCGCCATCCAGGAAAGAGGAAAACGGGGACGGATTAATCTTTTGCAGGCGTTCGTAAAGGACGAGAGGATGAACCCCAGGTCGATCAAATGAAAAGCGGAGTGAAAGGTTCGCCTGAAAAATATCGCCGCATCGAATATATTCCTGGCATTGAAGAACGATGTTTTCAAATTCATTCCGGGATAACGAGGATTCGAAGACGAGGTTCCGATCCCGGGAGGCCGATGACGAAGGGGAAGGAGCCGGAAAAGGTCCGTTCAAAATGTCCAGGTATGCGGCAATTTTTATCTCGCCCCGGGATTTCAGCGTTTCCCAATCGATTCCGTTGAGGTCTTCCGGCGAGGGGTGATAAATAATCTCCGCTCGCCGTTCCAAATGATCGAATGCGATCACCGTGTCGATAAAAAAAAGGTAGATTTCCGGAAAGGTCTCGGTTTTCTTTTTGCGACCGGGAAGTTTTTCAAAATAACGGACGACATCGTAGCCGAAAAAACCGGCAGCTCCGCCAAAAAATGGAGGCAGATCGGGTGCCCTATCCAATTGAAATCCCGCGAGGAGTTCTTGAAGAGTATGAAAGGGATCAGAACCGGTCCCTTCGGGCGGCTTGCCTTTCCGAGTGATCACTCCCTGAGTTCCGTCAAAGAGAAATGTCATGTAAGGGTCCGTCCCAATAAAAGAGTATCTTCCCGTTGCGCCACTCTCTCTGCTGCTTTCGAGCAGGAAAGCGGGAGGAGATTGATAGATTTTCTTGAATGTGATGAGGGGAGACTCGTAAGGAATGGATCTGACTAGAGGTTGAAAAACAGTTCCCATCGGTAAACTTAGTTAACCAGAGACATTTCCTGAATGACTTTTTGTACGGCTTCTTCCGGATTTGCGGCCGCTAAAATCGGTCTCCCCATGACGAGAAACGTGGCGCCATGTTCAAGCGCCTCGGCAGGGGTTTCCACTCTTTTCTGGTCATCGTGTTGTGACCACGCGGGCCGGATTCCGGGAACGACATAAATAAGTTCGCGACCCAGTTCTTTCCTTAAGACCGGCAGTTCCATCCCCGAAGAAATAATACCATCGAGTTTGGCTTCTCTGGCAAGTCGTCCAAGACGAATGGAGTGGGAGATCAAAGGACCCGGCAAGCCCACCTCCCTTTCAACCATGGTTTTGCTGTGACTGGTCAATAGCGTCACCGCCAGGATCTTGGGTCGAGTCAATTGATGTTGTATTGCAAAATTTGCGGAAGCATCGATGCAGGATTTCATCATGTCGATTCCGCCTAATGCGTGGACGTTAAACATCCCCACCTGCAGCCGGGTAGCTTCTATGCCTGCTTTGGCGACCGTCGTCGGAATGTCATAAAATTTTAAATCAAGGAATACGCGACATCCCAGCTGATTGATCTTTTCCACGATTCGGCGTCCATCGGCCAGGAAAAGCTGGTTTCCGACTTTGAACCATTGAACGAAGGGCTTTAACCGAATGACCCATTCCGTGGCTTCTTCGGCAGTTTCGACATCGAGGGCAATGATCAGGTTTTCATTCACGAGGGTCATTTCTGGAATCGCTCCCATAAGTCAATAAAATCGACGTAATCATACTATGTTTGAAAGTAAAGTCAACCCGTGTCAGGGACTTCTTAACTTTCTTTTGCGGCTATGATAGAATCCGGTCATGGACTTTTCCATTATGAGCCAGTTCAAGTCCCATCTCTCCCTTCCTCTCCATATTCATCATGTCGCCTATTTAATGAAAGATCCCCCTCATGACGCTCCTCTCGCGAAAGCGGAGTTTCGGCAGCTCATTTCCTGGTTTCAGATCGAACCGGAGCACTGCTTTGAAGAAAAGAAGATGGGACTTGGCATTAAAAAATATCCCAATGGGGATCAGCTCCTCATTTTATGGAGGCTCCATACGGAATATTACAGTTATCAAACATGGCATCTCCCATCCAATCCTTCCCGAGTCCTCACTTTTGGCCCGATTGATCTGCCGGGATATCTTTTCCAATCCTGTCCACTGGGTACCCGAATCTCCTGGATGGATATTCTGGTTCAATCAGGGAATGATCCGGTTTCAAAACAGGAACTGCAAGAGGTGTTCAGAGGTCCTGAGATATTTGGAAGCCGCGTGATCGAGGCCATTTCACTTTATACCGATTTTGCTCCTGATGAGCATGAAAAGGTTCGGTTCCTCGTCCGTTCTGCCGATGTCCGGTCACTTAAAGAAAAGGCGCCGTTTATCCTGGAATCTCTCTCATTTCTCGAAAATTACAGGCACTTGATTCTTTTTCCGCTTGATGAATTTAACCAGCATATGGATCGCTTTTATCAACTCGAAAAAGACCAGGTGGTAAAAAGGGAAGAAATTTCCCGGGGTTTGGAAACCTCGAGTCCGAAGCAATTTAAGGAGTGGCTGATCCTGCTCACCCGGACGCTCTCGGAAGTCAACCGGATAGGAGACAATGTCCGATATCATCTCGCATCTGCTGTCCCTTATGACAGCATTCTCAATGCGACACTGGAAGAGCTGAAAGAGACCGGGGAGATCGGTTTTCAGCCGTTGGGCTATTTTATCAAACGAAAAGTCCGGGGAATCGCAGACGGTTATCTCCGACTCATCGAAAGAATCGATGCGCTGAACAAGGCGTTGGAAGGGACCGTTGCCGTACTGAGAACGCGGGTCGATTTGGCGATGGAAGAGCAGAATCTCTCCCTGCTCAAGAGCGTCGACGAAACAACCAAGAATCAGGTCCATCTTCAGCAGACGGTGGAAGGACTCTCTGTCATCGTGCTCACCTATTATATTACCGGGATCGCCAATTATTTTTTCAAAGGAGTCAGCGAGTGGGGGTTGATTCAATCTCCCGGTCTGGCCACAGCCGTTTGTCTTCCCATTTCATTTTTGATTGCTTTCGGACTCGTTTACCGGGTCAAGAGAGCTTTAACCCGCCGCGATCATCAAAACAACGAATAGGAGAAGTGTCGGAATGGACAAGGTGATGAGAGGAATGTTGACTGTGGGAGAGCTCGCCAAAATGGTGAAGAAAGGGGAGATTGAAACCGTCATTCTTTCCTTTACCGACCACTACGGCAGGCTGATGGGGAAACGTCTTGATGCGGAATTCTTTCTGGAAGTTGGAGTGAAGCAGGGTACTCACGCTTGCGATTATCTTTTGACTGTGGATATGGAAAACGAACCGGTTCGTGGCTATCGCTTTGCGAATTGGGAAAAAGGTTACGGAGATTTTCACATGGTCCCGGACCTTGCCACCTTAAGAATGGCAAGCTGGCTGGACAAGAGTGCGATCGTCATCTGCGATCTGGAAGATGAAAAGAGGGGGGGTGCTGTTCAACAGGCCCCCCGTACAATATTGAAGAAACAGGTTCAAAGGGCTTCAAAGCTGGGCTATACTGTCATGGCCGCATCGGAGTTGGAATATTACCTGTTCCGGACTTCCTATAAAGAGGCCTGGGAAAAACAGTATCAAAATCTTGAGTCCGTGGGATGGTATCTGGAAGACTATCATATTCTGCAAGGGACCCGCGAAGAGGAATTCCATAGCGCGGTACGCAAACATCTGAAGCAGTCCGGAATTCCGGTCGAAAACTCGAAAGGGGAATGGGGGCTGGGACAGCACGAGTTAAACGTCCGTTATGACAAGATCCTGGAAATGGCAGACCGTCATGTGATTTATAAAGAGTGCTTGAAAGAAGTTGCGGAGAAAATGGGAATCAGCGTGACATTCATGGCAAAATTTTCGTCCGTGCAGGCCGGATCAAGTTCCCATATTCATTTAAGCCTTCGAAAAAACGGTAAGAATGTATTTCCAGGAAAAAAACGATTGGGCCCTCTTCAATGTTCCGATGTTTTTCGCTGGTTTCTCGGGGGATGGATCGCCCACGTCCCTGATTTTATGGTTTTTTATGCGCCGACCATTAATTCCTATAAGCGGTATCAGAGCGGCTCATGGGCTCCAACCCGGCTGGCCTGGAGCTACGACAACAGGACAGGTGGCTTCCGTGTTGTGGGCAAAGACGAGAGTCTCAGAATCGAGTGCCGGATTCCGGGAGCCGACTGCAATCCCTACCTTGCCTTTGCGGCGGCCCTTGCTTCAGGTCTAGATGGAATCGAAAAAAAAATGGAGCCGCCTCCGGTTTTTGAGGGGGATATCTATTCTGCCGAAGATCTACCCCGGGTTCCTTCCACGCTTCGCGAAGCGACAGAGATTTTCGGTCAAAGTGACGTGGTTAAACAAACGTTTGGGGACGAGGTGGCAGAACATTATCTCCATTTTTACCGTTCGGAACAGGAAGCGTTTGACAGGGCGGTGACGGATTGGGAAAGAATCAGATATTTCGAACGAATTTAAGGGCATGGAGTGATTGAATCAGCCAAATCCATGAACGGGATCTCCGGAACGCCGTTCCTGGAATTGGCAGACGATATGATTTTACAGGTCGTAATTTGAAATAGATCATCGGGAGGTTGAATTCAATATGAGATTGAAAGATAAAGTAGCTCTCATCACAGGAGGTGGAAGCGGGATCGGACGGGAGACAGCGCTTCTTTTTTCTGCCGAAGGGGCATCGGTTGTGGTGGTGGATAAAGATGCGCCCGGAGGAAATCAAACGGTGGCGTTGATTAAGTCTTCAGGAGGGAAAGCGATATTTGTTCAGGCGGATGTGTCCAAAAAGGCGGAGGCCGAAGAAATGGTTGCGAAGGCCGAAAAGGCGTATCAACATCTGAATATCCTGTTTAATAACGCGGGAATCATGCATGGAAACGACGACGACGCGATCAAGACCGAGGAAGAGGTTTGGGACCTGACGATGAACATTAATCTAAAAGGGGTGTTTCTCGGATGCAAATTTGGAATTCCGGCCCTTCGAAGATCCGGGGGCGGATCGATTATCAATACCGCTTCATTTGTGGCTCATTTGGGAGCGGCGACACCTCAGGTGGCCTATACGGCAAGCAAGGGAGGAGTCCTCTCTTTTACGCGAGAACTCGCGGTGATCCACGCACGAGAAAATATCCGGGTGAACGCGCTCTGTCCCGGTCCGCTGAGGACAGAGCTCTTGATGAAATTCCTCGATACGGAAGAGAAGAAGCAGAGACGCCTGGTCCACATTCCGATGGGCCGATTTGGGGAAGCAAGGGAAATTGCAAAAGCAGCCCTTTTTCTGGCATCGGACGAGTCGTCCTATATGACGGGAACGTCGTTCATGGTGGATGGCGGGATCACGGCCGCCTATGTCACACCTCAGTGAATTTGAACCAGGTATAAGGCCAATTTGGAGAGTCGAATGAAATCATCCGTACTAAAAGTCATTAACCCTTTCGATCAGAAAATCGTCTGCGAACTTCCCTGGGAAGAGGAGACGACACTCAATAAAAAAATAGGAGAAGCCCACCAGGCCTGGGGTCAATGGCGGCACCTCTCTCTGGATGAGCGGACAAAGCAGGTCAAAATCGGGCTGGAACGATTTCGTTCCCGGTCAGAGGCCATTGCCAGGGAGATTACCCTTCAGATGGGGAAACCGATCGCACAGTCCAAAAGAGAAATGGAAACGTTTTTTGACCGGGCGGACTATATGATTTCTATCGCAGGGAAGTCGCTCTCACCGATTGTCCTTCCCGAAAAGAAAGGATTCCATCGCCGCATCGAACATCTTCCTCTGGGGGTCGTTTTTAATATCGCCGCCTGGAATTATCCATTGTTAATACCTGTCAATGTAATCGTTCCGGCGCTTCTCGCGGGTAATACCGTTGTCCTGAAACATAGCGCGAGGACGCCGCTATGCGGGAAAGCCTTCGAAACGGCGTTCGGAGAACTTGAAATACCCGGTCTGGTGACGAATCTGGTGTTGACACACCAGCAGACCCTGAGTGTTATCGAAGATTCGAGGATACATTACGTCGCTTTTACCGGATCGGTGCCGGGTGGAAGTCAAATTTACCGGCATTCGGCCAAACGATTTATCGACGTTGGTTTGGAACTGGGAGGGAAAGACCCGGCCTATGTCGCTGAAGACACCGATCTCGACTTTGCAGTTGAAAATATCATCGATGGTGCCTGTTATAACGCGGGACAATCTTGTTGCGCAGTCGAGCGGGTATATGTCCATCATACACTTTACGAACCTTTTCTCATTAAGGCAAAAAAAGTCCTGGAGGCTTATCAGCTGGGTAACCCGTTGGAACCGGGAACGACGATGGGCCCACTGGTCAGCCGATCCGCGCTTGAACTGCTGGAAAATCAGGTCAGGGACGGAATCACCCGGGGAGGAAGATTAATTATGGGAGGGAAGCGCCTTCCGGATTCGGAGGGAAATTTCTTTTTACCCACTCTGATTGCAGATCTGCCTAATCGTGCTGAATTGATGCAGGAAGAGAGTTTTGGTCCTATTGTCCCGGTCATGTCCGTTGCGGATGACGAGGAAGCATTGAAGTGCATGTCGGACTCAAGATACGGATTGACGGCGTCTGTCTGGACCAGGGACCGTGAAAGGGCGGAATATTTTGCCCAAAATCTGGAAACAGGCACCCTATACCAGAACCGCTGCGATTACCTCGACCCGGCTCTCCCCTGGACCGGAATGAAAGACAGCGGAATTGCCGCTACCCTCTCCGAATTTGGTTTCTATCACCTCACGAAACGAAAAAGCATTCACTTTAGGGAAAGGTAGGGATACCCGGGGCTAAAAAGGGAAACTCTGGTATAATTATGGGATGGAAACAACGCAAGAACCGATTGAAACTAAAAGAAAATATCCGAGAGTCCGTCAGGAACTCCCGTTCTCTTTTCGCGTCGTCCATCCTGAATCAGAGGAAAATTGGGTATCTACAAAAACAAATATCCTGGGTGGAGGAGGTATATCGGTCATTTCGCCTGTTTTGCTTCCGGTTGGGGCCCTTCTTCACGCGAAAATAAACCATTATGCGCGGGTGATCGAATTCACTGCCGAAATTGTCTGGGCGGAGGAAGTGCTTATAGGCGAATCGATCCAGTCAAGATGCGGCCTTCGTTTTACCCAGATTTCTCAGGATAGTCTCCTGTCTATTCACGATATCATCAATAATTCCCAAAGCAGACCATTCCAGCAAATTCATCAAAATCAGATAGACCAGTAGCCAATTCAGGATTTTATCGATCTGGATTCCAGAAAAAGAAGTTTTTTCTTCTGATCTTCGCCCCATCGGTACTTTCCAGGATCGCCCGATTTTCGAATCACGCGATGACAGGGAATGAGATAGGAAATCCGGTTTTGTCCGATCGCGTTGCCCACTGCGCGCGCGGCACGAGGGAATCCGACTCTCTTTGCGATCTCCTGATAGGAGGTTTGAGATCCATAAGGGATCCGAAGGAGCTCCTTCCAGACTTTGATCTGAAATGGGGTGCCCATCACTGTTAATTCGATGGGGGAGGGGTCGATATTCTTGCGGGAAGGGAAAATCCTGTTTTTAAATAGCCGCGTTTTTTCAGGTGATTCCAAAAACAGGGATCCGTCCAGGTCCTGCTTCATTTCCTCGATCGCATAATTTTCATCGCCTTTTCTTATGAAACTAAAAAAAGAAATCTTCCCATCAGAGAGAGCGATCAAACACTGGCCTAACGGGGTAGGGTGTATTCCATATTCAATGTTTAACGTTGTTTTTTTTCTCACGAATTCGACTCTACTCATGAAATGTGCCTTGATCATAGCCGCCCCTCCCCAAAAAGATCACTTGAATATTGGATCGCTCAATCGATTTTAAAATGAAAACAAGGGTTAATCAATCCCTTATTTATTCTTTTATCGCATCGAATGACAGAGAACGATCGAATATCCTTGAATTGAAAAATGACTCGTTATTTGATACGCTAGCGGCGGTAACTGGAGCCGCATCAATGTTCAAAAGTATTGCTTCACCTGTTGTTTTAGGGTTAGGTATCTGCTTTTTGTTTTCCCAGATCGGATTGGGCGACGAGAGTGACCTTTCACTTCTCTTGCAAAGGATTGATCAGGCTTATTTTGAAAGAAATCTGGGTAACCAGTTAGTCGATGGCGAGCAGATGTGCGAGGAAGCGCTTGCCAAAGTGACAGCTAAAGACGATATCTACTGGAGAATGGCCCGTTTTAAGGCGTGGGAAGGAGCCATTGCGAAAGAAGCGCCCGATAAACTGAAACTTTTTAATAATGCAAAAGGGTGGGCCGAAAAGGGGATTGAAGCCAATTCTGGAAATGCCGAAACCCATTTCTGGTTAGGAGTTGCTTATGGCAGAATCGGGGAAACTCAGGGAATCTTTAAATCATTTTCTCTGATCGAACCGATTCGTCATGAAATGGATGAAGTCTTGAAACTCAATCCAAATCATGCCGGAGCGCATCATCTTCTCGGCGTGATGTACAGAAAACTCCCCTGGTTTAAGGGAGGTTCCAACAAGAAATCGGTCGAGGAGCTTCAAAAATCGATTGATCTGAATAGCGCGAATACGCTTTATCATCTCGATCTGGCCAAGACTTACCTTGCCATGGACAAAACGAAAGAAGCACGGATAGAGCTTGAGAAAGTTAAGACCATTATGCCTCCGTTTGATCCGGTTGAGGCTGAGATAGACCGAAGGGCTGCTGAACAGCTCTTGGTAAACAGATGAAAGGAGAATGAAAATGACGAAACGGGATGGAGTCGCAATTTATCCTAACGGGGTGACGCTTGCGAAATGGCCGAGAAAAGAAGAACCGACTGCGGAGAATGTGGCACAGGAAATGAAAAAATACGGATACACGGTTTACGACCAGCAGACGGTGGCCCCCTGGTTTGAACGAAGCCGGCATGGACATGATGAGGCGGAGATTCGAGGAGCCATTTCGGGGGTCATTACCTTTCACTTTGATGAGTTTCCCGTTACCCTCGAAGCGGGAGATATTTTAATGATTCCGGGCGGGATTCCTCATGAGGTCATCAGCCACAACGGGAGCCCTTTCTCGGCATACAAAGGATCCAAAAGTGGTGAACGGAAGGTCACAGAGTATGCAAATGGAGTAGGAAGTGTCGAAGATCTCGCAGCTCGTCGCGCCTCTGCAAAAATGAAATGAATCTTATTGCGATTGATCTCGATGGAACGCTTGAAGACAGCCGTCGGGATATGATTTCTTCCGTACATCGGGTGCGGGCCGGTTTTTCACTTTCCAGACGGTCAGATGACCGGATTGCTCCCTGGGTCAATCAGGGAATGGAACGACTTTACCTGAACTGTTTCGACGACTATCTCGAAAAGGGAATTTATCCCGAACGAATGAATATCGTTCGGAACGCGTATGAACTTGATTATCTCGGCCAAGTTGCAACTGAAACCCGCCTGTATCCAGGCATCTCCGAAGCACTTTCAGGACTGTCGCTTGTCGGCCGTCTGGTTGTCGTCACAAACAAACCTGAAAAGATCTCGAAGCGATTACTGAAGGAGTTGAAAATAGACCATTGGATCTCCGGTCTTGTTGGAGGGGATACGATTGGAAAAATAAAACCTGATCCAGCTCTTTTACAAGAGGCGGCCCGCCTGGCGGGTTATTCATCCGACTCAGGCATTTCCTTTATGATTGGAGATACGTCCGGGGATATTCAGATGGGGCGTGCCTTTGGCGCCGTCACGATCTGGTGCGCCTGGGGTTATTCAAAAAATCCGGGAGTCGCACCTCACGAAACTGCCACAGATCCGGAACAGCTCAAAGAGCTTGTGCAAAAGCGAACGCCAAAGCAAATTGAAGCCATTATTTAGAATCGTTTCCAGTTGGAATAAATTTTAATGCCGCCGAGTTAATGCAGTACCTCAATCCTGTCGGTTCCGGTCCGTCCTTGAAAACGTGTCCCTGATGTCCGCCGCATCTTCGGCAGTGGACTTCCGATCGGGGATAAATTAATTTCCAGTCCGTTCTTGTCTCAATGGCTGATTCTTCCAGAGGTTGCCAGAAACTGGGCCAGCCGGTTCCGCTATCAAATTTGGTCTCGGATGAGAAAAGAGGCAGGTCGCATCCGGCGCAGTGATAGTTTCCCTTTGCCTTGTTTTCATGAAAGCTGTTTTTAAAGGGAGGTTCCGTTCCCTCCTTCCTTAAGACCCGATACTGTTCCGGCGTGAGCATGGCTTTCCACTCTTCATCTGATTTCTGATAGTCACTCATTTTCCTGATCTCCCGAACCGAATTAGAAGGTGACTGTTTTTATGAAATACTCTCTGGAAGTTTACCTAACTTCAAGTGCCAAGAGCAAGAGCCGAGCTCAAAGGCACCATCGCGAAGATTGAATGGTCAACTCAGGGAATCGAGGCGATCGCAGGTGGATAAGCCTATAAAGTCTGTGAGTAGAGGGCATTTCCGGATGGATGAGGTTCTAGATAGGCATCGAACGGCATGGCGATATTGCGAAGAAAAAGATTTCCGGTTTCTGTCACCCTAATGTTTTCAGCAGAGACCTCAACCAAACCGTCTTCCTCCATCTTGCTTAATTCGGCGAGGGCATCGGCAAAGTAATCGTTGAAATCAATTTTCCATTTTTGCGAAAGCATCGGGAGGTCTATCTCCGAGCCGCACATAATCCGCATGATGACCTCGCGTCGGATCTTATCATCCAGGGAGATGTTCATTCCGCGTTCGGTCGCCAGTCTGCCCTGCTGGATTCTTTTGCTGTACTCGTCAATCTCTTTGACATTTTGCGCGTAAATCTCCTCCGTCTGGCTGATACCGGAAACCCCGAAACCATATAGGTCGCTCTCTCCATGTGTCGAGTAACCTTGAAAATTCCTCCAGAGCGTTTGGTTCTCCCTGGCCTTCACCAGATCGTCGTTGGGTTTCGAATAGTGATCCATTCCAATATTGACATAACCGGCTGAATTCAGCTTTTCAATGACCAGAAGGCGCAGCGCCAGACGAGTCTGAAAATCAGGGAGGTCTTTCACACGTATCAGCTTTTGGTGTTTCAGCAGGTTCGGAAGGTGGGCGTAACTGAAAATGGCCAGACGGTCGGGCGACCAGGAGATAATTTTATCCAGGGTCCGGGAAAAGGTTTCTACACGCTGGTGCGGCAATCCGAGCATCAAATCGAAATTAATACTTTTAAACCCGGCATTCCGCATCCAGCCGTACACTTCGTAAACAATATTTTCAGGCTGGACGCGATTGACGCTTGTTTGAACCTGATTGTCAAGATCCTGAACGCCCAGGCTCATTCTGTTAAAGCCGCTCTCTTTTAACGCGGCAATATGATCCCGGGTTAATTCCCTGGGATCGACTTCACAGGCAATTTCCGCACCGGGAGCGATCAGGAACTCATTTTGTATGGATGAGAACAGATTTCGGATATCGGATGGCTGAAGAAAAGTGGGCGTGCCGCCTCCCCAATGGATCTGTTGCACTCTTTTTTTGGAAGGGGCCAATCCCGCAATAAGGGAAATTTCCTTTCTTAATAACGCCACGTATTCTGCCGCGTGACTGTAGCGCTTTGTTGCGAACATGTGACAGCCGCAGTAATAGCATAAGGAATCGCAAAACGGAATATGGAAATAGAGTGAAAGGTCCCGGTCGCTGTTCTGGTTTCGGCAGAGCTCTTCCCTCCATTCTTTTTCACCGAATAGATTTGAAAAATGGGGTGCGGTCGGATAGGAGGTATAGCGCGGTCCGGGTCTGCTATATTTCTTGAGTAAAAGATTTGTCAAAGTCATCGGATTGCAGGCGTAAGTCTGTCAAATAGTTTATCATGTCCTGTCCGAAAGATAAAAAGTTTTGTTAAAAATACAAAACCTAGATCACATAACGATTGTTTTGAAATACAGTCATGCCGTCAACATCGACACGATCTGCGGCGGCAAAGACGTCAACATGGAATCGATTGCTCTTGGGAAAACCGGGTTTGGTATAAATCGAATGTTTTCCCCCGAGTGAAAGGTGAATGCCACACATCCTTTCGTAGGCAGAGATATCACTG includes these proteins:
- the hemN gene encoding oxygen-independent coproporphyrinogen III oxidase; translation: MTLTNLLLKKYSRPGPRYTSYPTAPHFSNLFGEKEWREELCRNQNSDRDLSLYFHIPFCDSLCYYCGCHMFATKRYSHAAEYVALLRKEISLIAGLAPSKKRVQQIHWGGGTPTFLQPSDIRNLFSSIQNEFLIAPGAEIACEVDPRELTRDHIAALKESGFNRMSLGVQDLDNQVQTSVNRVQPENIVYEVYGWMRNAGFKSINFDLMLGLPHQRVETFSRTLDKIISWSPDRLAIFSYAHLPNLLKHQKLIRVKDLPDFQTRLALRLLVIEKLNSAGYVNIGMDHYSKPNDDLVKARENQTLWRNFQGYSTHGESDLYGFGVSGISQTEEIYAQNVKEIDEYSKRIQQGRLATERGMNISLDDKIRREVIMRIMCGSEIDLPMLSQKWKIDFNDYFADALAELSKMEEDGLVEVSAENIRVTETGNLFLRNIAMPFDAYLEPHPSGNALYSQTL